The genomic window CGGCTTTTCCCCCGCCGATCCCTGGCTGCCGCTCCATAAGGATTGGGCCCGGCGCAACATGGCCGCCCAGCGCGAGGATCCCGCCTCGATGTGGCGATTCACCCAGAAACTGCTCGCGCTGCGCCACCAGCATCCCGCGCTCGCCATCGGCGATTATGCGGGCGTGGACGCGACCGGCGATGTCCTCGCCTACGAACGCCGCCATGGCGGCGAACGGCTGCTGATCGTCCTCAATCTCGGCGGCACCGCGCAGAGCTTCGCCATTCCCGAATGGGCCGAAGGGCTGTCGGTGATCGCCAGCGCGCGGGGTGGCAGCGATCCGGCGATCCTCGGGCCAAACGAAGGCTATGTTCTCGCATGAAGATCGCGATGATCGCCCCGATCGCGTGGCGCACGCCGCCACGCCATTACGGCCCATGGGAGCTGGTGACGAGCCTGCTGACCGAGGCTCTCGTCGCGCGGGGCATCGACGTCACGCTGTTCGCGACGCAGGATTCGCTTACCGCCGCGACTCTCGCCGGCGTGGTTCCCGCGCCCTATGAGGAAGACCCGCGCGTGGATGCCAAGGTCTGGGAATATGCCCATCTCGCCCATGTCTTCGAGCGCGCTGGCGAATTCGACCTGATCCATAATCAGGCCGATTTCCCTGCGCACGCCTTTGCCGGCCTGGTCGAAACGCCGATGGTCACCACCATCCACGGCTTCGGCTCCGAGCGCATCCTGCCGATGTACAAGCCCTATGAGGACCGCGTCCATTTTGTCGCGATCAGCGATGCGGACCGCCATCGGAGCCTCAAATACGCCGCGACCATCCACCACGGCATCCGCCCGAACGAATTTCCCTTCGTTTCAGACGGCGGCGAGGATCTGCTCTTCTTCGGCCGCATGCACCCGGACAAGGGGGCGGCGGAAGCGATCCAGGTCGCCCACGCCACCGGCCGCCGTCTCAATCTCTACGGCATCGTCCAGGATCAGGGCTATTTCGACCGCGAAGTGGCCCCGCATCTCAGCGATCGCATCGTCTATCACGGCGCCGTCGGCGGCGAGCTGCGGTTGAAGGCGCTCGGCAACGCGCAGGCGCTGCTCCACCTCATCAATTTCGACGAGCCCTTTGGCCTGTCGGTAATCGAAGCCATGGCCTGTGGAACTCCGGCCATCGCTATTAACCGCGGCAGCATGCCCGAACTGATCGACGATGGCGTAACCGGCGTACTGGTCGATTCGGTCGGGGAAGCGATCACCGCGCTGGGCACGATCCACACCATCGATCGCGCCGCCGCGCGCCGTGCGGTCGTCGAGCGCTTCTCGGTCGAGGCGATGGCCGATAAATATATCGCGCTCTACCGCCGAATCCTCGGACCCTAGGTGGCGAAAGCGGGCTGGTACGCGTACAGCCCCGGCGTCCCCCCGGTCATCACGAACAGCACATCGCCCGTGAACCGTCCGCCGGCGAGCCCTGCCAGCACCCCCGCAAACGCCTTGCCGCTATAGACCGGATCGATCAGCAGGCCCTCCTGCCGCGCCATCAGCCGCACCGCCGCGAGCATCGCCTCGGTCGGGATGCCGTACTCCGCGCCGCGCTGGCTTGCGTCGATCCGGATCGACGCCGCGTCCAGCACACCGCCGCCCAGCAGCGCCAGTGTTTCATTGGCCAGCGCGAGGGTACCGCGCTCCGCCTCGTCCAAAGCCGCGAGCACCGTGAACGACGACACCCGGCGCGGATCGTCTCCCGCCGCCGCCATCCCCGCCGCCAGCCCGGCATGCGTGCCATGGCTGCCATTGGCGACGATGACGTTCGCGAACTTCAGGCCCATTTCGGCCTCCTGCGCCCGTATCTCGTTGGCGCAATCCACATAGCCGAGCGCACCGACCGGCGAGGACCCGCCGGCGCCGACCATATAGGGCTTGCGCCCTTCCGCCCGCAGCGCCTCGGCTCGTATGCGCGCCGCCGCCAGCGCATCCGCTCCGCGCGGCAAATGGTGCACCGTCGCGCCGAACAGTCCGTCGAGCAGCTGGTTGCCGTTGTCGCGATAGGCCGGATCGTCACGCGGCACCGTGTCGGTCAGCATCAGCTCGGCCGCCAGGCCCATCCGCGCCGCCGCCGCCGCGCTCAGCCGCGCATGGTTCGATTGCCGCGCGCCCGTCGTGATGAACGTGTCGCAGCCTTGTGCGAGCGCTTCGCCGAGCAGGAATTCGAGCTTGCGCAATTTATTGCCGCCGCCGCCCAGCCCCATCAGGTCGTCGCGCTTCACGAACAGCCGCGCGCCTTCGAGCGCCAGTGCGGCCTCGATCCGCGTCAGTTGCTGGATCGGTGTCGGCGCGTCGAACAGGCGCACGCGAGGGAAGCGGTTCAGACGGCTCATCGAATGCAAATGTCCCTCTCCCGGCGGTAGAGGGAAGGGGCCCGCCGCGAAGCGGTGGGAAGGGTGGGGATCGAAATCAGCAACTCCGGTCTACCCTCACCCTTCCGCCGGCTTCGCCAGCTCCCTCCCTCTCCCAAAGGGGAGAGGGAATTTATTCCGCCGCCAGCAGCGTCTCGGCCCCGCCCAGATCGACCGACACCAGCCGGCTCACGCCCTGCTCGACCATCGTCACCCCGAACAGCCGGTGCATCCGGCTCATCGTCGCGGCATTGTGGGTGACGATCAGATAGCGGGTCGCGGTCTCGCGGGTCATCGCCTCCAGCAGGTCGCAGAAGCGCTCGATATTGGCGTCGTCCAGCGGCGCATCGACTTCGTCGAGCACGCAGATCGGCGCGGGATTGGTGAGGAACAGCGCGAAGATCAGCGCCACCGCCGTCAGTGCCTGCTCGCCGCCCGAAAGCAACGTCAGCGATTGCAGTTTCTTGCCCGGCGGCTGCGCCATGATCTCGAGGCCCGCCTCCAGTGGGTCGTCCGAATCGACCAACTCGAGATGCGCCGCGCCGCCGTTGAACAAGGTCGTGAACAGCCGCCGGAAATGCATATCGACCGCTTCGAATGCCGCCAGTAGCCGTTGCCGTCCCTCGCGGTTGAGCGTGCCGATCGAACCGCGCAGCCGGTTGACCGCCTGCGCCAGTTCGTCGCGCTCCTGCGCGTTGGTGGTGAAGGCGGCTTCGAGCTCGGCGAGCTCGCTCTCGGCGACGAGATTGACCGGCCCGATCCGCTCGCGCTCGGCGCTCAGTTTTTCATGGGACGCGGATTCGTCCTGCGGGCCGCGCACCGTATCCGCCTCGAACCCGGCCTTGCCTGGCAGCAACGGCGGCGGGCATTCGAAGCGCTCGCCCGAAAGCCGCCCCATCTCGATCCGCCGCGCTTCCTGATTCTCCGCGCGCGCCAATGCTCCGGCGCGCTCCTCGCGGGCCTGGGCCAGCGTCTCGTTGGCGGCGCGCACTGCGCCTTCGGTTTCGCGCAGCGCCTCCTCGGCGGCCTGTTCGGCGGCTTGCGCGGCGGAGGATTGGCTGCGCGCCGCTTCGCTCTCGGCTTCGGCGGCGCTCACCTTGGCGTCGAGTTCGGCGGGCCGCGACGACAGCAGCTCGCTTTCTTCGGCCAGTTCCAGCGCGCGTTTATCCATTTCGGCGGAGCGCCGCGCCGCTTCGCCCGCGCGCGACTTCCAGCTCTTCGCCTCCGCGCCCGCCGCCGCGAACCGCTCCCGCGCCGCCGCGATTTCGCGCTCCAGCGTCCCGCGTTCGGCGCGTGCGCCGGCCGATGCGGCGCGCTTGGTCTCGGCATCGGCGGAAAGCGCCGCCACCTTGTCGCGGGTCGCGCTGCCATCGGGAAGCGCGCTTTTGGCGGCCTCGGCGCGGGCCAGTTCACTGGCCGCCTCGTCCTGTTCGGCGGAGACTCGCGCGCGGCGCGCGTCGAGATCGGCGCGCTGCGAATCGAGCCGTTCGAGCTGCGCGGTGGCGCGATCCTCGGCGCGTCCCGCCTCACGTCCCGCATTCTCGGCATGATCGAGCACGCGGCGGCAATCGCTGGCTGCGCGCCGCGCCTCGGCGATGGTCTCTTCGATCCGGCCCAGTTCGGCATCCGCCGATTCGACAGCGCGCACCGCGGCCGGCCGCGCTTTCTCGATCGCCGCCAGCCGGTTGATGTTCTGTAAGCGTTGCGCTGCGGCAGCACCGCCCGATTTGGCGACATAGCCGTCCCAGCGCCTGAGCGTGCCCGCCAGCGTCACCAGCCTTTGCCCAACCGCGAGCGGCTGACCGCTATCGCTTTCGGCGACCAGCACCTGCGCCAGCCGCCGCGCGAGGCCTGCAGGCGCAGCCACATGTCGCCCCAATGGCGTCGCCCCCTGCGGCGCGCCGGGATCGCCCGGCTGTGGCTCGGCGCCGGCCCAATAGCGTTCGGAACTCTGGTCCAGGCCGGCTTCCAGATCGTCGCCCAGCGCCCCCGCCAGCGCGCGCTCATAGCCGGCATCGACCTTCAATTTGTCGAGCAGCCGGTCCTTGTCCGAAGGCCGCGTCGCCTTGGCCAGCGCCTGGGCTTCGCTGTCGAGCTGCGCCAGCTCGGCATGGGCGGAGGCCCGCGCCGATTGCGCCCGGTTACGCGCCTCCACGCCCGAGCGTTCCTCGGCATCCGCCCGCGCCAGCCCGGTCCGCGCGCTCTCGGCCTGGCGCAGCGCCTGCGCCCGCGCATCGGCTGCCCGCGCCTTCTCCGCCTTTAGCGGCTCGGCATCGGGCAGCGACCGCGCTTCGGCATCGATCCGCTCGCGGTCCCGCGTCGATCGCTCGACCCGCGTCCGCGCCGCCGCCAGCGCCGCCTCCGCCACCCGCTGCTCGGCGGCTTCGCTGGCCTGCGCCGCCAGCGCTTGCGCCAGCGCCACCTCGGCATCGCGCGCCGCCCGCTCGGCCTCGGCCAGTGCCGCATCCAGGGTCGGCATTTTGGTGGTGGCGAAGGTGATGCGCGCGTCGAGCGCTTTCTCTTCCTTGGCCAGCCGCGCCAGCGCTTCGGCCGCGTCGCGGGCCAGCGCGCCTTCGCGGCTCCGGTCGTCGGCCAGCCGGATCCCGGTGTCCTTCAGGTCATTGATCCGTCGCTCGACCGTCGCGCGCTCGCTGCGCAGGGCCGCCAGCGCGTGCATCGCTTCAGTCGCCCGGTCCCGTACCGCCAGGGCATCCGCGCGCGCCGTCGCCAGCGCGGTCGCGGCTGCCTGCTGCACACCGACGGCGTCTTCATGCGCCTGCGTCCGCGCCGCGACCAAGGCCTGCGCGCCCTCGGCCTCCTTCTTGGCCGCATCCGCCGCCGCCGCCGCATCGCGCCAGCGCGCGAAGATCATCCGCGCCTCGGCCACCCGGATCCGGTCGGAAAGCTCGCGATACCGCTCCGCCTGCCGCGCCTGGCGCTTCAAGGCCGCCGCGCGCGATTCCTGATCGCCGATCACTTCATCGAGGCGCGTCAGATTGGCCTCGGTCGCGCGCAATTTCTGCTCGGCATCCCTGCGGCGCACATGCAGCCCGGCGATCCCCGCCGCTTCTTCCAGCATCGCCCGCCGCTCGGCCGGCTTGGCCGAGATGATTGATCCGATCCGCCCCTGGCTCACCAAAGCCGGCGAATGCGCGCCGGTTGCGGCATCGGCGAACGCCAGTCCGACATCTTTGGCCCGCACGTCGCGGCCATTGATCCGGTATGCCGATCCCGCGCCGCGCTCGATCCGGCGGACGACTTCGAACTCATCCTCGCCGCCCACTTGCTCGGCCAGGATCGATACTTCGGCGAAATCGCGCGCCGGCCGCGTCGCGGTGCCGGCGAAGATCACGTCCTCCATCCCCGCGCCGCGCATCGATTTGGCGCTGTTCTCGCCCATCGCCCAGCGCAGCGCTTCGAGGAGGTTGGATTTGCCGCAGCCATTGGGGCCGACGATTCCCGTCAGCCCCGGCTCGATTCGCAGATCGGCCGGGTCGACGAAGCTCTTGAAGCCTGTCAGCCGCAGCCGCTTGATCTGCATGGTCGGGCTCTAGGGTTCCGGCTTAGCGCGCGCCGGCGGCCTGCAGCGCCGGCTCCAGCGCACCCCAGGAAGCGGTGTTGGGCACGACCTTGCCGTTGATCAGGAAGGTCGGGGTGCCTGGCAGGTTCTGATTGACGGCATCGGCATTGACCTTGGCGATGCTCTCGATCGCCTTCTGGTCGGCAAGGCAGGTGCGCGCCTTCGCCTCCGGCACGCCGCGCTGTTTCATGAACTCGACATAGCCCATCAGATCGGCAAAGCCCGCCGCCTGCTGCGCCGGGGCCAACTGCTGGAGCTGCGTCAGCACCTGCGGATTGGTGCGCTGGGTGTTCATCAGCCGCTCTTCGAACTCGGCCTGGCCGGCGAAGAGCTGGTCGAGCACATTGAAGAAGCTCTCGGCCGGCACGCACTGGTTGAGAAGCGCCGCCGCGAGATCAGGCGCGCCATGGACCATGAAGTCGCGGAATTCGTAGCTGACCTTGCCGGTCGAGATATATTTGGAGCGCAGCGGCTCGATCCCTTCGGCGGCGAAGCGGCCGCAGACCGGGCAGTTGCGCGAGCCATATTCGACCAGCTTGATCGCGGCGTTGGGATTGCCCTGCACGTATCCGCCCTCGGGCGTCTTGGCGACGACATCGGTCCAGGCCTGGCCGGTCGGCGCGGGCGCCGGGGCGACGGCAGTGCTTGAGACCGTCGGGGCTGAATTATTGGCATTGTCGCCGCCGCATGCGGCAAGCGCGAGCAGCGAGGTCAGGGCAAGGGCGAAACGCATATTCTCTCTCCAGGCGAATTCTTGGGGCATTTAGTCGATTTTGGCGATCTTGGGCTTGTCGTCGCTCGCCAGCACGCCGGCGGCAAGGGCTTCGAGCACGGTCTTGAGCTCGGGGTCGACGATTCCGCGCAGGCTGTCGCTCATTTCCTCGCTCAGCGGCTTGAGGTTCGGGGGCGGCACCGGCTTGTCGAGCTTCTTGACCTCACCATGGCGAATCGAGAGTCGCGCGACGGCGGTGTAGCCGAAGAAGCGGTTGACCCGCTCGACGATCTCGGGGGCGATATGCTGCATCATCGGCGCATGCGCCCCGCCGACGACGAGGCTCAGCACCCCCTCGGCCCGCTTGCCCTGCGGAAAGCGGATCGATTCGGGGGTCGAGACGCGCGCATAACGCTCGCCGACGATCTCCGCCCAGCGGCTGACGATCGAATGCTGGACGAAGCCGAACTTGCGGAAGGCGGCGCGGCCGACATCGGGCAGCAGCTCGGATACCGCGCGTGCGCGCATCGCCCGCTGCGGCGCGGCCGCGGGCCTGGGTTGCCGGATCGTGGTGCGCGGGGGCTTCGTCATTCGGGTCCGTCCATGCCATAGGCGGGGCGTGCCCGACAACAAGCCTCGCGAAATCGCTGTGGACCTTCTCGCCTGGTACGATTCGCACGCCCGCGCGCTGCCATGGCGCGCCCCGCCCGGCGCCAACGCCGCCGATCCCTATCGCGTCTGGCTGAGCGAGATCATGCTCCAGCAGACGCAGGTCGCCAGCGCCAAACCCTATTTCGACAAATTCACCACGCGCTGGCCGAGTTTCGAGGCGCTCGCGGCGGCCGACGATGCCGAGCTGATGGCCGCCTGGGCCGGGCTCGGTTACTATGCCCGCGCCCGCAACTTGCTGGCCTGCGCCCGCGAAGTCGCCGCGCGTGGCGAATTGCCGGACACCGAGGCCGAACTTCGCAAACTCCCCGGCATCGGTGGCTACACCGCCGCCGCCATCGCCGCGATCGCTTTCGGCCGGCGCGCGGTGGTGGTCGATGCGAATGTCGAGCGTGTCGTCTCGCGGCTGTTCGCGGTCGAAGAGCCGCTGCCCGGCGCGAAGAAGCGTATTCACGCGCTCACCGATACGATCACTCCGGAGACGCGCGCCGGCGACTTCGCGCAGGCGATGATGGATCTCGGCAGCGGCATCTGCACCGCGCGGAGCCCGCGCTGCCTGCTTTGCCCCTTGCGTGAAGGTTGTGACGGCTTCGCCAGCGGTGCCCCCGAGCGTTTCCCGGTCAAGGCCGCCAAGGCCGCCAAGCCCCAGCGCCATGGCACGATCTTCTGGCTGACGCGCGGTGACACGGTGCTGCTGGTCCGCCGCCCGGACAAGGGGCTGCTGGGCGGCATGCGCGCGCTGCCCACCGGCCCATGGGCCGATACCGCGCCCGGCCTCGCCGGTGCGCCCGCCGCCGCCGGTTGGCACCTGCTGGACGAGACCGCCGCGCACGGATTTACGCATTTCAATCTGCAACTCGCTCTTGCGACGGCCGAAGCCGGGGCGCATGAAACGGCGGCAGGCGAATGGTGGCCGATCGCCGATATCGGATCGGCGGGGCTGCCGACGGTGTTCGCCAAGGCGGCACGGATTTTCGGGAGGGAATGATGCGGGCATTCGGGTTTGGAATTATCGCGGTGCTGGCGCTCGCCGCGCCCGTATCGGCGCAGGAGACCAAGACGGTCGCCGAGCGCTACGTGTCGCAGGGAACCGTGCCCGGTATCGTCATCGCGGTGGGTGAGGGCGACAAGGCGCCCGTCATCACCGCCGCCGGCCGCATCGGCCTGGCGGCCGATTCCGCCAAGGCCGATGCCGACAGCCTGTGGCGCGTCTATTCGATGACCAAGCCGATCGCCGGCATTGCCGCGATGATCCTGATCGAGGAGGGCAAGCTCGGCCTCGACGATCCGATCAGCAAGTACATTCCGGCCTTCAAGGACATGAAGGTCCTGGTCGATCCGGCCAAGGGGCTGGATAGCCGCCCCGCCAAATCGCCGATCACCGTCCGCAACCTGCTCACCCACACCGCCGGCCTCGGCTATATCCTGCCCGGTCAGACCGGCCCCCTGATCGACGAATATACCCGGCTCGGCATCAATCCCGCGCAGATCAACAACGCGTTCGAGGCGCAAACCCGTCCGGGGCGCCCCGCCAGCCTCGAAGCGTTCGCCAACAAGGTCGCGTCCCTGCCCCTTCTCTTCGATCCCGGCAGCAAATGGAGCTATTCGATCGGGCTCGATGTTCTCGGCCGCGTCATCGAAGTCGCCAGCGGCATGCCGTTCGACAGCTTCATCAACACCCGCATCTTCGCACCGCTCAAGATGCGGTCCAGCTACTGGACCGTGCCGGCTGGCGAAATCGGCCGCTTTGCCGATAATTTCGCTTCGGTCGGCGGCACGCTCGTGGCGATGGATCCGGCCAGGACCTCGGTCTACCTCAATCCGCCCAGCTTTCCCTATGGCGGCGCCAGCCTGGTGATGTCGGCGCGCGATTATGATCGCTTCCTCCATATGCTGCTAGACGAAGGCACGCTCGACGGCGTTCGCGTCCTCAAGCCCGAGACGGTGCGTTTGGCGATGTCGAACCTGCTGCCCGCCGGTGCCGACACTTCGCTGCTCAACGCGAACCGCGCCGGTGCCGCGCCGCTCGGCTTCGGCGCAGCCGGTTCGGTCACGCTCGCGGATACGCCGGGCGGGACCGGCAAGGGTACCTATGGCTGGGGCGGCGCCGCCGGTACGATCGCCTGGGTCGATCCGGTCCACAAGTTGCGCGTGACGGTGATGATCAATCTGTTCGGCGACACCACGCTCCGCGCCGACACCACCAAGGCGGTCTTCGACGATCTGAAGCAGTGAACCCGCCCGGCTTCACCGGCGGCACGCTCGACCGCGCCGATCGCGTCCGCCACGAACCCGCCTTGCTGGCGGCGGCGGTGGCGGACTCCAAGGCGCGGCTGCTGGTGCTGAACGGGCTCGATCCGGCTCTGGATGACCATGACCGGCTGGTCTGGACCAATCTCGCCGCCGCCGAGGGCGACCTGTTGTTTCTCGGCGTCGACGAAGGCGCGCCGCGGTTCGCCTCGGCCTTGCCCGAAGGGGTGCGCCCGCCCGCGACCCGGTCGCTGGCCTTGTTCGGGATGCTCGACCGCTTCACCCGCGAGGATGCCGCGCTCTATGCCGCCGCGCGCAGCCTCGTCGATTGGCACGCCCGTCACGGCTTTTGCGCGGTCTGCGCGACGCCCAGCGATATCTTCCGCGCCGGCTGGGGCCGCAAATGCCCCAATTGCCGCGCGGAGCATTTCCCCCGCGTCGATCCGGTGGTGATCATGCTCGCCGAACTGGGCGACCGCGTCCTGCTCGGCCGCCAGCCGCCTTGGCCGGCGGGCCGCTATTCGGCGCTGGCCGGGTTCCTGGAGGTCGGCGAATCAGTGGAAGACGCCGTCGCCCGCGAGATCGAGGAGGAAGCCGGCGTGAAGGTCCGCGACGTCCGTTACGTCGCCAGCCAGCCCTGGCCCTTCCCGTCCTCGCTGATGATCGCATGCATCGGCGTCGCCGACAGCGACGCGATCACCATCGATGTCCATGAACTGGAGGACGCGCGCTGGTTCACCCGCGACCAGGTTCGGCGGGCGCTGGCCGGGGATCCGGACGCCGGCTTCCTCCCGCCCCCGCCCTACGCCATCGCCCATACGCTGCTGACGGCGTGGGTGGAGGGCAGCTGAACTATTCGTCGTCGAGCGGCGCGGCCGACCAGCTCGCATGGAGTGTCGGCATCGCCAGCCACAACAGCGGCAGCAACATGGCCAGCCCGATGAGTACGGTGATCAGCAATTCGCGCGGCCAATGATAAAGCAGCGCCAGCGCCGCCACCAGCATGATCCCGATTTGCGCCGTGAAGGCGATGCTGGCGAAAGCGGCGAGATAGGCGCGCGCGTGAAGCGCGCGGGCGAATTCGTCGATGATGGCGCCATCGATCCCCATTCGGAGCGGGCCGGCCGACTGCAGCCAGACACCGCAGGCCCCGCTGACCGTCATGATGACGAAGCCCATGGATGCGTGGCCGGGCGACAGCATCACCTGCGCGAAGCCGGCCACGCCCATCGCCACCGCCACGATCGGCATCCATCGGAACAGCGGGCGGTGCAGCCGCGCGCTGTCCGAACCATGGCTGGGGTTGCGGCGGGTTCGATTCATGGCGGGGTCCGATGCGGTCATTCGGCGGGGCCCGCGCGCATCATCGTGCGCGAGACCGGCTCGAAACGGGTGAAGGAGAAGAGCAATTCGACCGGCACGTCGAAATAGCCGGCGATCTTCAACGCCAGCTCCAGGCTGGGGCTGTAGTCGCCCCGCTCGAGATAGCCGATCGTCTGCGGATTGACGCCAACCGCTTCCGCCAGCGCGCGGCGGCTGATGCCACGTTCGGCGCGAAACAGCGGAATGCGATTGTGTATAGCGGGCATGTGGCGACTCAGGGAAACGACTTGTTGTGCTTACACAACAGGTCGTCGCGAGAGTCAATAAGGCCCCGCCTTGCCCGCCTGGCATAGGTCGGTCGGATCTCGCCGCCCCTTGAAACCGCCGCTTCGGAAATCCCCTTGGTCAGCGCGAACATTCGCGCTGCGCGAACGTGCACTGGCCTAAAACCTCGCCTAGCCTTCAGCCGTCACGGCCGCGCGCGTGCCTGCGGATAGGTCCCCA from Sphingomonas sp. includes these protein-coding regions:
- a CDS encoding glycosyltransferase family 4 protein — its product is MKIAMIAPIAWRTPPRHYGPWELVTSLLTEALVARGIDVTLFATQDSLTAATLAGVVPAPYEEDPRVDAKVWEYAHLAHVFERAGEFDLIHNQADFPAHAFAGLVETPMVTTIHGFGSERILPMYKPYEDRVHFVAISDADRHRSLKYAATIHHGIRPNEFPFVSDGGEDLLFFGRMHPDKGAAEAIQVAHATGRRLNLYGIVQDQGYFDREVAPHLSDRIVYHGAVGGELRLKALGNAQALLHLINFDEPFGLSVIEAMACGTPAIAINRGSMPELIDDGVTGVLVDSVGEAITALGTIHTIDRAAARRAVVERFSVEAMADKYIALYRRILGP
- a CDS encoding serine hydrolase domain-containing protein; translated protein: MRAFGFGIIAVLALAAPVSAQETKTVAERYVSQGTVPGIVIAVGEGDKAPVITAAGRIGLAADSAKADADSLWRVYSMTKPIAGIAAMILIEEGKLGLDDPISKYIPAFKDMKVLVDPAKGLDSRPAKSPITVRNLLTHTAGLGYILPGQTGPLIDEYTRLGINPAQINNAFEAQTRPGRPASLEAFANKVASLPLLFDPGSKWSYSIGLDVLGRVIEVASGMPFDSFINTRIFAPLKMRSSYWTVPAGEIGRFADNFASVGGTLVAMDPARTSVYLNPPSFPYGGASLVMSARDYDRFLHMLLDEGTLDGVRVLKPETVRLAMSNLLPAGADTSLLNANRAGAAPLGFGAAGSVTLADTPGGTGKGTYGWGGAAGTIAWVDPVHKLRVTVMINLFGDTTLRADTTKAVFDDLKQ
- a CDS encoding helix-turn-helix transcriptional regulator, coding for MPAIHNRIPLFRAERGISRRALAEAVGVNPQTIGYLERGDYSPSLELALKIAGYFDVPVELLFSFTRFEPVSRTMMRAGPAE
- a CDS encoding AAA family ATPase; this encodes MQIKRLRLTGFKSFVDPADLRIEPGLTGIVGPNGCGKSNLLEALRWAMGENSAKSMRGAGMEDVIFAGTATRPARDFAEVSILAEQVGGEDEFEVVRRIERGAGSAYRINGRDVRAKDVGLAFADAATGAHSPALVSQGRIGSIISAKPAERRAMLEEAAGIAGLHVRRRDAEQKLRATEANLTRLDEVIGDQESRAAALKRQARQAERYRELSDRIRVAEARMIFARWRDAAAAADAAKKEAEGAQALVAARTQAHEDAVGVQQAAATALATARADALAVRDRATEAMHALAALRSERATVERRINDLKDTGIRLADDRSREGALARDAAEALARLAKEEKALDARITFATTKMPTLDAALAEAERAARDAEVALAQALAAQASEAAEQRVAEAALAAARTRVERSTRDRERIDAEARSLPDAEPLKAEKARAADARAQALRQAESARTGLARADAEERSGVEARNRAQSARASAHAELAQLDSEAQALAKATRPSDKDRLLDKLKVDAGYERALAGALGDDLEAGLDQSSERYWAGAEPQPGDPGAPQGATPLGRHVAAPAGLARRLAQVLVAESDSGQPLAVGQRLVTLAGTLRRWDGYVAKSGGAAAAQRLQNINRLAAIEKARPAAVRAVESADAELGRIEETIAEARRAASDCRRVLDHAENAGREAGRAEDRATAQLERLDSQRADLDARRARVSAEQDEAASELARAEAAKSALPDGSATRDKVAALSADAETKRAASAGARAERGTLEREIAAARERFAAAGAEAKSWKSRAGEAARRSAEMDKRALELAEESELLSSRPAELDAKVSAAEAESEAARSQSSAAQAAEQAAEEALRETEGAVRAANETLAQAREERAGALARAENQEARRIEMGRLSGERFECPPPLLPGKAGFEADTVRGPQDESASHEKLSAERERIGPVNLVAESELAELEAAFTTNAQERDELAQAVNRLRGSIGTLNREGRQRLLAAFEAVDMHFRRLFTTLFNGGAAHLELVDSDDPLEAGLEIMAQPPGKKLQSLTLLSGGEQALTAVALIFALFLTNPAPICVLDEVDAPLDDANIERFCDLLEAMTRETATRYLIVTHNAATMSRMHRLFGVTMVEQGVSRLVSVDLGGAETLLAAE
- a CDS encoding DciA family protein; amino-acid sequence: MTKPPRTTIRQPRPAAAPQRAMRARAVSELLPDVGRAAFRKFGFVQHSIVSRWAEIVGERYARVSTPESIRFPQGKRAEGVLSLVVGGAHAPMMQHIAPEIVERVNRFFGYTAVARLSIRHGEVKKLDKPVPPPNLKPLSEEMSDSLRGIVDPELKTVLEALAAGVLASDDKPKIAKID
- a CDS encoding A/G-specific adenine glycosylase; translation: MPDNKPREIAVDLLAWYDSHARALPWRAPPGANAADPYRVWLSEIMLQQTQVASAKPYFDKFTTRWPSFEALAAADDAELMAAWAGLGYYARARNLLACAREVAARGELPDTEAELRKLPGIGGYTAAAIAAIAFGRRAVVVDANVERVVSRLFAVEEPLPGAKKRIHALTDTITPETRAGDFAQAMMDLGSGICTARSPRCLLCPLREGCDGFASGAPERFPVKAAKAAKPQRHGTIFWLTRGDTVLLVRRPDKGLLGGMRALPTGPWADTAPGLAGAPAAAGWHLLDETAAHGFTHFNLQLALATAEAGAHETAAGEWWPIADIGSAGLPTVFAKAARIFGRE
- a CDS encoding thioredoxin domain-containing protein; the protein is MRFALALTSLLALAACGGDNANNSAPTVSSTAVAPAPAPTGQAWTDVVAKTPEGGYVQGNPNAAIKLVEYGSRNCPVCGRFAAEGIEPLRSKYISTGKVSYEFRDFMVHGAPDLAAALLNQCVPAESFFNVLDQLFAGQAEFEERLMNTQRTNPQVLTQLQQLAPAQQAAGFADLMGYVEFMKQRGVPEAKARTCLADQKAIESIAKVNADAVNQNLPGTPTFLINGKVVPNTASWGALEPALQAAGAR
- a CDS encoding D-cysteine desulfhydrase family protein, whose protein sequence is MSRLNRFPRVRLFDAPTPIQQLTRIEAALALEGARLFVKRDDLMGLGGGGNKLRKLEFLLGEALAQGCDTFITTGARQSNHARLSAAAAARMGLAAELMLTDTVPRDDPAYRDNGNQLLDGLFGATVHHLPRGADALAAARIRAEALRAEGRKPYMVGAGGSSPVGALGYVDCANEIRAQEAEMGLKFANVIVANGSHGTHAGLAAGMAAAGDDPRRVSSFTVLAALDEAERGTLALANETLALLGGGVLDAASIRIDASQRGAEYGIPTEAMLAAVRLMARQEGLLIDPVYSGKAFAGVLAGLAGGRFTGDVLFVMTGGTPGLYAYQPAFAT
- the nudC gene encoding NAD(+) diphosphatase codes for the protein MNPPGFTGGTLDRADRVRHEPALLAAAVADSKARLLVLNGLDPALDDHDRLVWTNLAAAEGDLLFLGVDEGAPRFASALPEGVRPPATRSLALFGMLDRFTREDAALYAAARSLVDWHARHGFCAVCATPSDIFRAGWGRKCPNCRAEHFPRVDPVVIMLAELGDRVLLGRQPPWPAGRYSALAGFLEVGESVEDAVAREIEEEAGVKVRDVRYVASQPWPFPSSLMIACIGVADSDAITIDVHELEDARWFTRDQVRRALAGDPDAGFLPPPPYAIAHTLLTAWVEGS